A genomic window from Macaca mulatta isolate MMU2019108-1 chromosome 19, T2T-MMU8v2.0, whole genome shotgun sequence includes:
- the FOSB gene encoding protein FosB isoform X5, whose amino-acid sequence MFQAFPGDYDSGSRCSSSPSAESQYLSSVDSFGSPPTATASQECAGLGEMPGSFVPTVTAITTSQDLQWLVQPTLISSMAQSQGQPLASQPPVVDPYDMPGTSYSTPGMSGYSSGGASGSGGPSTSGTTSGPGPARPARARPRRPREETLTPEEEEKRRVRRERNKLAAAKCRNRRRELTDRLQAETDQLEEEKAELESEIAELQKEKERLEFVLVAHKPGCKIPYEEGPGPGPLAE is encoded by the exons ATGTTTCAAGCTTTCCCCGGAGACTACGACTCCGGCTCCCGGTGCAGTTCCTCACCCTCTGCCGAGTCTCAATATCTGTCTTCGGTGGACTCCTTCGGCAGTCCACCCACCGCCACCGCCTCCCAG GAGTGCGCCGGTCTCGGGGAAATGCCCGGTTCCTTCGTGCCCACGGTCACCGCGATCACAACCAGCCAGGACCTCCAGTGGCTTGTGCAACCCACCCTCATCTCTTCCATGGCCCAGTCCCAGGGGCAGCCACTGGCCTCCCAGCCCCCGGTCGTCGATCCCTACGACATGCCGGGAACCAGCTACTCCACGCCAGGCATGAGTGGCTACAGCAGTGGCGGAGCGAGTGGCAGCGGTGGGCCTTCCACCAGCGGAACCACCAGTGGGCCTGGGCCTGCCCGCCCAGCCCGAGCCCGGCCTAGGAGACCCCGAGAAGAGACG CTCACcccagaggaagaggagaagcgAAGGGTGCGCCGGGAACGAAATAAACTAGCAGCAGCTAAATGCAGGAACCGGCGGAGGGAGCTGACCGACCGACTCCAGGCG GAGACAGATCAGTTGGAGGAAGAAAAAGCAGAGCTGGAGTCGGAGATCGCCGAGCTCCAAAAGGAGAAGGAACGTCTGGAGTTTGTGCTGGTGGCCCACAAACCGGGCTGCAAGATCCCCTACGAAGAGGGGCCTGGGCCGGGCCCGCTGGCGGAG TGA
- the FOSB gene encoding protein FosB isoform X4, which produces MFQAFPGDYDSGSRCSSSPSAESQYLSSVDSFGSPPTATASQECAGLGEMPGSFVPTVTAITTSQDLQWLVQPTLISSMAQSQGQPLASQPPVVDPYDMPGTSYSTPGMSGYSSGGASGSGGPSTSGTTSGPGPARPARARPRRPREETLTPEEEEKRRVRRERNKLAAAKCRNRRRELTDRLQAETDQLEEEKAELESEIAELQKEKERLEFVLVAHKPGCKIPYEEGPGPGPLAEVRDFEVQVLGDPFPVVNPSYTSSFVLTCPEVSAFAGAQRTSGSDQPSDPLNSPSLLAL; this is translated from the exons ATGTTTCAAGCTTTCCCCGGAGACTACGACTCCGGCTCCCGGTGCAGTTCCTCACCCTCTGCCGAGTCTCAATATCTGTCTTCGGTGGACTCCTTCGGCAGTCCACCCACCGCCACCGCCTCCCAG GAGTGCGCCGGTCTCGGGGAAATGCCCGGTTCCTTCGTGCCCACGGTCACCGCGATCACAACCAGCCAGGACCTCCAGTGGCTTGTGCAACCCACCCTCATCTCTTCCATGGCCCAGTCCCAGGGGCAGCCACTGGCCTCCCAGCCCCCGGTCGTCGATCCCTACGACATGCCGGGAACCAGCTACTCCACGCCAGGCATGAGTGGCTACAGCAGTGGCGGAGCGAGTGGCAGCGGTGGGCCTTCCACCAGCGGAACCACCAGTGGGCCTGGGCCTGCCCGCCCAGCCCGAGCCCGGCCTAGGAGACCCCGAGAAGAGACG CTCACcccagaggaagaggagaagcgAAGGGTGCGCCGGGAACGAAATAAACTAGCAGCAGCTAAATGCAGGAACCGGCGGAGGGAGCTGACCGACCGACTCCAGGCG GAGACAGATCAGTTGGAGGAAGAAAAAGCAGAGCTGGAGTCGGAGATCGCCGAGCTCCAAAAGGAGAAGGAACGTCTGGAGTTTGTGCTGGTGGCCCACAAACCGGGCTGCAAGATCCCCTACGAAGAGGGGCCTGGGCCGGGCCCGCTGGCGGAGGTGAGAGATTT TGAAGTTCAAGTCCTCGGCGACCCCTTCCCCGTTGTTAACCCTTCGTACACTTCTTCGTTTGTCCTCACCTGCCCGGAGGTCTCCGCGTTCGCCGGCGCCCAACGCACCAGCGGCAGTGACCAGCCTTCCGATCCCCTGAACTCGCCCTCCCTCCTTGCTCTGTGA
- the FOSB gene encoding protein FosB isoform X2, translating to MFQAFPGDYDSGSRCSSSPSAESQYLSSVDSFGSPPTATASQECAGLGEMPGSFVPTVTAITTSQDLQWLVQPTLISSMAQSQGQPLASQPPVVDPYDMPGTSYSTPGMSGYSSGGASGSGGPSTSGTTSGPGPARPARARPRRPREETETDQLEEEKAELESEIAELQKEKERLEFVLVAHKPGCKIPYEEGPGPGPLAEVRDLPGSAPAKEDGFSWLLPPPPPPPLPFQTSQDAPPNLTASLFTHSEVQVLGDPFPVVNPSYTSSFVLTCPEVSAFAGAQRTSGSDQPSDPLNSPSLLAL from the exons ATGTTTCAAGCTTTCCCCGGAGACTACGACTCCGGCTCCCGGTGCAGTTCCTCACCCTCTGCCGAGTCTCAATATCTGTCTTCGGTGGACTCCTTCGGCAGTCCACCCACCGCCACCGCCTCCCAG GAGTGCGCCGGTCTCGGGGAAATGCCCGGTTCCTTCGTGCCCACGGTCACCGCGATCACAACCAGCCAGGACCTCCAGTGGCTTGTGCAACCCACCCTCATCTCTTCCATGGCCCAGTCCCAGGGGCAGCCACTGGCCTCCCAGCCCCCGGTCGTCGATCCCTACGACATGCCGGGAACCAGCTACTCCACGCCAGGCATGAGTGGCTACAGCAGTGGCGGAGCGAGTGGCAGCGGTGGGCCTTCCACCAGCGGAACCACCAGTGGGCCTGGGCCTGCCCGCCCAGCCCGAGCCCGGCCTAGGAGACCCCGAGAAGAGACG GAGACAGATCAGTTGGAGGAAGAAAAAGCAGAGCTGGAGTCGGAGATCGCCGAGCTCCAAAAGGAGAAGGAACGTCTGGAGTTTGTGCTGGTGGCCCACAAACCGGGCTGCAAGATCCCCTACGAAGAGGGGCCTGGGCCGGGCCCGCTGGCGGAGGTGAGAGATTTGCCGGGCTCAGCACCGGCTAAGGAAGATGGCTTCAGCTGGCTGCTGCCGCCCCCGCCACCACCGCCCCTGCCCTTCCAGACCAGCCAAGACGCACCCCCCAACCTGACGGCTTCTCTCTTTACACACAGTGAAGTTCAAGTCCTCGGCGACCCCTTCCCCGTTGTTAACCCTTCGTACACTTCTTCGTTTGTCCTCACCTGCCCGGAGGTCTCCGCGTTCGCCGGCGCCCAACGCACCAGCGGCAGTGACCAGCCTTCCGATCCCCTGAACTCGCCCTCCCTCCTTGCTCTGTGA
- the FOSB gene encoding protein FosB isoform X3 encodes MFQAFPGDYDSGSRCSSSPSAESQYLSSVDSFGSPPTATASQSQGQPLASQPPVVDPYDMPGTSYSTPGMSGYSSGGASGSGGPSTSGTTSGPGPARPARARPRRPREETLTPEEEEKRRVRRERNKLAAAKCRNRRRELTDRLQAETDQLEEEKAELESEIAELQKEKERLEFVLVAHKPGCKIPYEEGPGPGPLAEVRDLPGSAPAKEDGFSWLLPPPPPPPLPFQTSQDAPPNLTASLFTHSEVQVLGDPFPVVNPSYTSSFVLTCPEVSAFAGAQRTSGSDQPSDPLNSPSLLAL; translated from the exons ATGTTTCAAGCTTTCCCCGGAGACTACGACTCCGGCTCCCGGTGCAGTTCCTCACCCTCTGCCGAGTCTCAATATCTGTCTTCGGTGGACTCCTTCGGCAGTCCACCCACCGCCACCGCCTCCCAG TCCCAGGGGCAGCCACTGGCCTCCCAGCCCCCGGTCGTCGATCCCTACGACATGCCGGGAACCAGCTACTCCACGCCAGGCATGAGTGGCTACAGCAGTGGCGGAGCGAGTGGCAGCGGTGGGCCTTCCACCAGCGGAACCACCAGTGGGCCTGGGCCTGCCCGCCCAGCCCGAGCCCGGCCTAGGAGACCCCGAGAAGAGACG CTCACcccagaggaagaggagaagcgAAGGGTGCGCCGGGAACGAAATAAACTAGCAGCAGCTAAATGCAGGAACCGGCGGAGGGAGCTGACCGACCGACTCCAGGCG GAGACAGATCAGTTGGAGGAAGAAAAAGCAGAGCTGGAGTCGGAGATCGCCGAGCTCCAAAAGGAGAAGGAACGTCTGGAGTTTGTGCTGGTGGCCCACAAACCGGGCTGCAAGATCCCCTACGAAGAGGGGCCTGGGCCGGGCCCGCTGGCGGAGGTGAGAGATTTGCCGGGCTCAGCACCGGCTAAGGAAGATGGCTTCAGCTGGCTGCTGCCGCCCCCGCCACCACCGCCCCTGCCCTTCCAGACCAGCCAAGACGCACCCCCCAACCTGACGGCTTCTCTCTTTACACACAGTGAAGTTCAAGTCCTCGGCGACCCCTTCCCCGTTGTTAACCCTTCGTACACTTCTTCGTTTGTCCTCACCTGCCCGGAGGTCTCCGCGTTCGCCGGCGCCCAACGCACCAGCGGCAGTGACCAGCCTTCCGATCCCCTGAACTCGCCCTCCCTCCTTGCTCTGTGA
- the FOSB gene encoding protein FosB isoform X1, with protein MFQAFPGDYDSGSRCSSSPSAESQYLSSVDSFGSPPTATASQECAGLGEMPGSFVPTVTAITTSQDLQWLVQPTLISSMAQSQGQPLASQPPVVDPYDMPGTSYSTPGMSGYSSGGASGSGGPSTSGTTSGPGPARPARARPRRPREETLTPEEEEKRRVRRERNKLAAAKCRNRRRELTDRLQAETDQLEEEKAELESEIAELQKEKERLEFVLVAHKPGCKIPYEEGPGPGPLAEVRDLPGSAPAKEDGFSWLLPPPPPPPLPFQTSQDAPPNLTASLFTHSEVQVLGDPFPVVNPSYTSSFVLTCPEVSAFAGAQRTSGSDQPSDPLNSPSLLAL; from the exons ATGTTTCAAGCTTTCCCCGGAGACTACGACTCCGGCTCCCGGTGCAGTTCCTCACCCTCTGCCGAGTCTCAATATCTGTCTTCGGTGGACTCCTTCGGCAGTCCACCCACCGCCACCGCCTCCCAG GAGTGCGCCGGTCTCGGGGAAATGCCCGGTTCCTTCGTGCCCACGGTCACCGCGATCACAACCAGCCAGGACCTCCAGTGGCTTGTGCAACCCACCCTCATCTCTTCCATGGCCCAGTCCCAGGGGCAGCCACTGGCCTCCCAGCCCCCGGTCGTCGATCCCTACGACATGCCGGGAACCAGCTACTCCACGCCAGGCATGAGTGGCTACAGCAGTGGCGGAGCGAGTGGCAGCGGTGGGCCTTCCACCAGCGGAACCACCAGTGGGCCTGGGCCTGCCCGCCCAGCCCGAGCCCGGCCTAGGAGACCCCGAGAAGAGACG CTCACcccagaggaagaggagaagcgAAGGGTGCGCCGGGAACGAAATAAACTAGCAGCAGCTAAATGCAGGAACCGGCGGAGGGAGCTGACCGACCGACTCCAGGCG GAGACAGATCAGTTGGAGGAAGAAAAAGCAGAGCTGGAGTCGGAGATCGCCGAGCTCCAAAAGGAGAAGGAACGTCTGGAGTTTGTGCTGGTGGCCCACAAACCGGGCTGCAAGATCCCCTACGAAGAGGGGCCTGGGCCGGGCCCGCTGGCGGAGGTGAGAGATTTGCCGGGCTCAGCACCGGCTAAGGAAGATGGCTTCAGCTGGCTGCTGCCGCCCCCGCCACCACCGCCCCTGCCCTTCCAGACCAGCCAAGACGCACCCCCCAACCTGACGGCTTCTCTCTTTACACACAGTGAAGTTCAAGTCCTCGGCGACCCCTTCCCCGTTGTTAACCCTTCGTACACTTCTTCGTTTGTCCTCACCTGCCCGGAGGTCTCCGCGTTCGCCGGCGCCCAACGCACCAGCGGCAGTGACCAGCCTTCCGATCCCCTGAACTCGCCCTCCCTCCTTGCTCTGTGA